One part of the Vogesella sp. LIG4 genome encodes these proteins:
- a CDS encoding DUF2802 domain-containing protein, which translates to MEYIVWGLVILAGVAAYLLFRAYRRIAYLEFSLHHLEELQRQVSHLQRGLQDVSMIAQQQLQTPRTLRNGQPVAAGGSDAASPYNQAIELFKRGFSPADVAERCGISRSEAELILSLYRNSSTS; encoded by the coding sequence CGGCGTGGCTGCCTACCTGCTGTTTCGCGCCTACCGCCGCATCGCTTATCTGGAGTTCAGCCTGCACCACCTGGAAGAGCTGCAACGCCAGGTCAGCCATCTGCAGCGCGGGCTGCAGGATGTTTCCATGATCGCGCAGCAGCAGCTGCAAACACCGCGCACCTTGCGCAATGGCCAGCCGGTTGCCGCAGGTGGCAGCGATGCGGCCAGTCCTTACAATCAGGCGATAGAGCTGTTCAAGCGCGGCTTCAGCCCCGCCGATGTCGCCGAGCGCTGCGGCATTTCGCGCAGCGAGGCCGAGTTGATCCTGTCGCTATATCGCAATAGTTCCACTTCATGA
- a CDS encoding flagellar hook-length control protein FliK, protein MISPLLPGTGTSRGVTDAGTAQFAQQGRAQGRALIEVSATPANMPAMSVGEQLSATVAERLPDGKLSALIKGEQFLLTLPGDNQLSPGSQLALRVASQQPLTFALLDVQEQDAAARLALSQEETPLQTLQQPASKLPSFQAGEWVNARVAERLPDGSAVVLAKNAAFTLQAPPGSKALNADPLLLRVRSTDPVVSFVQVALEHEPDLSKSTPVSLSDATRYLSSLLQAAGPQPGSRQSATAAAVANAYAPDGKQVAAGSKALLQDPSQPGLAHTDSLRQTVEKSGVFYEAHQKAWVDGRLSLEELRQEPQARIGDSAGRHGEVGQLVQRQLDTLEQRQFVYNGLAWPGQQVQWQIQADDTQEREASGKEEMRAWHTQLNLQLPALGGLAARLRMVGNQVQVVFNTDSDATGSLIDANRQQLIDAMEAAGLSLASLQVKHETTAS, encoded by the coding sequence ATGATCTCTCCCCTGTTACCTGGTACCGGTACGTCGCGCGGTGTGACCGATGCCGGCACTGCGCAGTTTGCCCAGCAGGGGCGCGCGCAGGGCCGTGCGCTGATCGAAGTCAGCGCCACGCCAGCCAACATGCCGGCAATGAGTGTCGGTGAGCAACTGAGTGCCACCGTTGCCGAGCGCTTGCCCGATGGCAAGCTGTCTGCCCTGATCAAGGGTGAGCAGTTCCTGCTCACCCTGCCTGGTGACAACCAGCTCTCCCCCGGTAGCCAGCTTGCTCTGCGTGTTGCCAGTCAGCAGCCGTTGACGTTTGCACTGCTGGATGTACAGGAACAGGATGCCGCCGCCCGCCTGGCGCTCAGCCAGGAAGAAACCCCGCTGCAGACCCTGCAGCAACCTGCCAGCAAGCTGCCGTCGTTCCAGGCCGGTGAATGGGTGAATGCCAGGGTGGCGGAGCGCTTGCCGGATGGCTCGGCGGTGGTGTTGGCCAAGAACGCCGCCTTTACCCTGCAGGCGCCGCCAGGCTCCAAGGCGCTGAATGCCGACCCGCTGCTGCTGCGCGTACGCAGCACCGACCCGGTGGTCAGCTTTGTGCAGGTGGCGCTGGAGCATGAGCCGGACCTGAGCAAGTCGACCCCGGTATCGCTGAGCGATGCCACCCGCTATCTCAGCTCGCTGTTGCAGGCCGCCGGGCCGCAGCCGGGCAGCCGGCAGTCGGCGACCGCCGCGGCGGTGGCCAATGCCTACGCGCCCGATGGCAAGCAGGTGGCCGCCGGCAGCAAGGCGCTGCTGCAGGACCCGTCGCAACCGGGCCTGGCGCATACCGACTCCCTGCGCCAGACCGTGGAAAAAAGCGGGGTATTTTACGAAGCACATCAGAAGGCCTGGGTGGATGGCAGGCTGTCGCTGGAGGAGCTGCGGCAGGAGCCGCAGGCCAGAATCGGCGACAGCGCCGGCAGGCATGGCGAAGTAGGCCAGCTGGTGCAGCGCCAGCTGGACACGCTGGAGCAGCGCCAGTTTGTCTACAATGGCCTGGCTTGGCCCGGCCAGCAGGTGCAATGGCAGATCCAGGCCGACGACACACAGGAGCGCGAGGCCAGCGGCAAGGAGGAAATGCGCGCCTGGCACACCCAGCTCAATCTGCAGCTGCCGGCACTGGGCGGCTTGGCTGCAAGGCTGCGCATGGTGGGCAACCAGGTGCAGGTAGTGTTCAATACCGACAGTGATGCTACCGGCTCGCTGATCGACGCGAATCGGCAGCAATTGATCGATGCCATGGAAGCGGCTGGCCTGTCCCTGGCAAGCCTGCAGGTAAAGCATGAAACAACAGCATCCTGA
- a CDS encoding EscU/YscU/HrcU family type III secretion system export apparatus switch protein: protein MKQQHPDNRRSAVALRYREGDRAPQVVAKGYGQMAERIIEQAKDAGVFVHDSPELVNLLLQVDLDSHIPPDLYRAVAEVLAFIYFLEQHAKGEQVNFAQWLLMRQQPAAVQP from the coding sequence ATGAAACAACAGCATCCTGACAATCGCCGCTCGGCAGTGGCGCTGCGCTACCGCGAAGGCGACCGCGCGCCGCAGGTGGTGGCCAAGGGTTATGGCCAGATGGCCGAGCGCATCATCGAGCAGGCCAAGGACGCCGGCGTGTTCGTGCACGATTCGCCGGAGCTGGTGAACCTGCTGTTGCAGGTGGATCTGGACAGCCACATTCCCCCCGACCTGTATCGCGCGGTGGCGGAAGTGCTGGCCTTCATTTATTTTCTGGAACAACACGCCAAGGGCGAGCAGGTCAACTTTGCGCAATGGCTGCTCATGCGGCAGCAGCCGGCGGCAGTGCAGCCCTGA
- a CDS encoding NAD(P)-dependent oxidoreductase, with the protein MKVGYIGLGIMGAPCVRNLLKAGHQVTVWARRQPSAQSLLDAGAVWADSPAALAANVDVVVTNVSDTVDVEQLLLGEQGVAQGAAAGLVCVDMSTISPLGARAIAARLAERGIDFLDCPVSGGEVGAINGTLTIMVGGKAEALARVRPALEAMGKTITHIGDSGAGQVAKACNQIAVGVGIAAVAEVMKLAKACGVDPAPVREALLGGFAASRVLDVHGQRMIDDNYAPGFKAKLHQKDMGIVLDTAHSLGIRLPEAERVARLIGELVQEGEGELDSSAIARLIWADNS; encoded by the coding sequence ATGAAAGTCGGTTATATCGGTCTGGGCATCATGGGTGCCCCCTGCGTACGCAACCTGCTCAAGGCCGGGCATCAGGTAACGGTATGGGCACGCCGCCAGCCATCGGCGCAGTCGCTGCTGGATGCCGGCGCCGTCTGGGCGGACAGCCCGGCGGCGCTTGCGGCCAACGTTGACGTGGTGGTGACCAATGTTTCCGACACCGTCGATGTGGAACAGCTGCTGCTGGGCGAGCAGGGCGTGGCGCAAGGCGCCGCCGCCGGGCTGGTGTGCGTGGACATGAGCACCATCTCGCCGCTGGGCGCGCGCGCCATTGCCGCCCGGCTGGCCGAGCGCGGCATCGATTTTCTGGACTGCCCGGTGTCCGGCGGTGAAGTCGGCGCCATCAACGGCACGCTCACCATCATGGTGGGCGGCAAGGCCGAGGCGCTGGCCAGGGTGCGCCCGGCGCTGGAGGCGATGGGCAAGACCATCACCCACATCGGCGACAGCGGCGCCGGCCAGGTGGCCAAGGCCTGCAACCAGATCGCCGTTGGCGTCGGCATTGCCGCGGTAGCCGAGGTGATGAAGCTGGCCAAGGCATGCGGCGTGGATCCGGCGCCGGTGCGCGAGGCGCTGCTGGGTGGTTTTGCCGCCAGCCGCGTGCTGGACGTACACGGCCAGCGCATGATCGACGACAACTACGCGCCGGGCTTCAAGGCCAAGCTGCATCAGAAGGATATGGGCATCGTGCTGGATACCGCGCACTCGCTGGGCATCCGCCTGCCGGAGGCGGAGCGCGTCGCCAGGCTGATCGGCGAGCTGGTGCAGGAGGGCGAAGGCGAGCTGGATTCCTCGGCGATTGCCCGCCTGATCTGGGCTGATAACAGCTGA
- a CDS encoding YicC/YloC family endoribonuclease, which produces MILSMTGFASTSREFPGGLMSIELRAVNHRYLDVQMRLPEELRIIEPQLRELIAGRVTRGKVECRIGLNQTTDDTPQLELNRDTVTRLLAVCEEVRTLSPGIRDLGMGEVLRWPGVLKSNSLPPEALQQLCIDGLGAVLEDFRATRGREGHKLSNILLDRIAAMETIVGAVKPKLPQILEAYRNKLAARLQEALGNVDDDRLKQEFALFAQKIDVDEELERLTTHLTEVRRILKTGGQVGKRLDFLMQELNREANTLGSKSVSTDTTQASVELKVLIEQMREQIQNVE; this is translated from the coding sequence ATGATTCTCAGCATGACAGGCTTTGCCTCCACCTCCCGCGAGTTCCCGGGCGGCCTGATGTCCATCGAACTGCGCGCGGTGAACCACCGCTACCTCGACGTGCAGATGCGTCTGCCGGAAGAGCTGCGCATCATTGAACCACAATTGCGCGAACTGATCGCCGGCCGCGTGACGCGCGGCAAGGTCGAGTGCCGCATCGGTCTGAACCAGACTACCGACGACACCCCGCAGCTGGAACTCAACCGCGACACCGTAACACGCCTGCTGGCGGTGTGCGAAGAAGTCCGCACCCTGTCGCCGGGCATCCGCGACCTGGGCATGGGCGAAGTGCTGCGCTGGCCTGGCGTGCTCAAGTCCAATTCGCTGCCGCCGGAAGCGCTGCAGCAACTGTGTATCGACGGCCTTGGCGCGGTACTTGAGGATTTTCGCGCCACCCGCGGCCGCGAAGGCCACAAGCTGTCCAACATCCTGCTCGACCGCATCGCCGCCATGGAAACCATCGTCGGCGCGGTCAAGCCCAAGCTGCCGCAGATCCTGGAAGCCTATCGCAATAAGTTGGCCGCACGCCTGCAGGAAGCGCTGGGCAATGTGGACGACGACCGCCTGAAGCAGGAATTCGCACTGTTCGCACAGAAGATCGACGTGGACGAGGAACTGGAACGCCTCACCACCCACCTGACCGAAGTGCGTCGCATCCTGAAGACCGGCGGCCAGGTCGGCAAGCGCCTGGACTTCCTGATGCAGGAACTCAACCGCGAAGCCAACACCCTGGGCTCCAAGTCGGTATCCACCGACACCACCCAGGCTTCCGTCGAGCTGAAGGTGCTGATCGAGCAGATGCGCGAGCAGATCCAGAACGTGGAATAA
- a CDS encoding serine/threonine-protein kinase has protein sequence MDRTQSKSRSLAPGSRLEGYTIVRVLSSGGFSEVYLALDGHDRKYAIKEYLPRDMVGRSDAGDVTVLNELDREVFKLGLKCFFDEARVLADIRHPNVVRVSNFFRANQTVYMVMDYADGRSLSRELELTGGSMPEARLRELFAELIAGLEEVHKQHLLHLDIKPGNIYLCRNGAPILLDFGTARLVSSRSNAAAMITPGYAAPEQYQAKGQLGPWTDIYGLGASMYLAMGGGRLAAADERMRNDTLPPASKLLAGLYSPQLLQLVDQCLALTPSARPASLGEVCTRLRSPYQAVAPATRSGRWCRWLSGLFRKHSA, from the coding sequence ATGGACCGTACACAATCCAAGTCACGTTCTCTCGCGCCAGGCAGCCGGCTGGAGGGCTATACCATCGTGCGCGTACTCAGCTCCGGCGGCTTCAGCGAGGTCTACCTGGCGCTGGACGGGCATGACCGCAAGTACGCGATCAAGGAATACCTGCCGCGCGATATGGTTGGCCGCAGCGATGCCGGCGACGTCACCGTGCTCAACGAGCTGGACCGCGAGGTATTCAAGCTGGGGCTGAAGTGCTTTTTCGACGAGGCACGCGTGCTGGCCGACATCCGCCACCCCAACGTGGTGCGGGTGAGCAATTTCTTCCGCGCCAACCAGACGGTGTACATGGTGATGGATTATGCCGATGGCCGCTCGCTGTCGCGCGAGCTGGAGCTGACCGGCGGCAGCATGCCGGAGGCACGGCTGCGCGAGCTGTTTGCCGAGCTGATTGCCGGCCTGGAAGAAGTGCACAAGCAGCACCTGCTGCATCTGGACATCAAGCCCGGCAACATCTACCTGTGCCGCAACGGCGCGCCCATCCTGCTGGATTTCGGCACCGCGCGGCTGGTGAGTTCGCGCAGCAATGCCGCTGCCATGATCACCCCCGGCTACGCCGCGCCGGAGCAATACCAGGCCAAGGGCCAGCTGGGGCCGTGGACCGATATCTACGGCCTGGGCGCCAGCATGTATCTGGCCATGGGCGGTGGCCGCCTGGCCGCGGCCGACGAGCGCATGCGCAACGATACCCTGCCGCCAGCCAGCAAACTGCTGGCCGGGCTGTATTCCCCGCAACTGCTGCAATTGGTGGACCAGTGCCTGGCGCTGACGCCATCGGCCCGCCCGGCCAGCCTGGGCGAGGTGTGCACACGGCTGCGCAGCCCCTACCAGGCGGTGGCGCCGGCCACCCGCTCCGGGCGCTGGTGCCGCTGGCTGTCCGGCCTGTTCAGGAAGCATTCCGCATGA
- a CDS encoding PP2C family serine/threonine-protein phosphatase yields MKFAIAAESRVGAREHNEDRMGVIWSEQSLLLVVADGMGGHEYGEIAAQIAVDVFMENFRRSARPHLMRPVPFLMRVIREAHEAIQAQALQGRLQDVPSTTLVAALVQDDKLYAVHAGDSRLYLLQDNRLRFRSHDHSQVQRLVDSGQITEKEAQSYPGRNRIYSCLGGVLNPEFDVVEGIVLTGGETLLLCSDGLWGPMLDEEISRIFLGREPQLVLPALMNVAEKRAGPGCDNLTGIAVTLLADRDFIPGREGYIDSSQVPLAGFEQLPAAHLER; encoded by the coding sequence ATGAAGTTTGCCATTGCTGCCGAATCGCGCGTGGGTGCACGCGAGCACAACGAAGACCGCATGGGCGTGATCTGGTCCGAACAGTCGCTGCTGCTGGTGGTGGCCGACGGCATGGGCGGGCACGAATACGGCGAAATCGCGGCTCAGATCGCGGTGGATGTGTTCATGGAGAACTTCCGCCGCTCCGCCCGCCCGCACCTGATGCGGCCGGTACCCTTCCTGATGCGGGTCATACGCGAGGCGCACGAGGCGATTCAGGCGCAGGCCCTGCAGGGCCGGCTGCAGGACGTGCCCAGCACCACGCTGGTGGCGGCGCTGGTCCAGGACGACAAGCTGTACGCGGTGCATGCCGGCGATTCACGGCTGTACCTGCTGCAGGACAATCGCCTGCGTTTTCGCAGCCACGACCACAGCCAGGTGCAGCGGCTGGTGGACAGCGGCCAGATTACCGAAAAGGAAGCGCAGAGCTACCCGGGGCGCAACCGCATCTACAGTTGCCTGGGCGGCGTGCTCAATCCGGAATTCGACGTGGTGGAAGGCATCGTACTGACCGGCGGCGAGACCCTGCTGCTGTGTTCGGACGGCCTGTGGGGGCCGATGCTGGACGAGGAGATCAGCCGTATCTTCCTGGGGCGGGAGCCGCAGCTGGTGTTGCCGGCGCTGATGAACGTGGCGGAAAAGCGCGCCGGCCCCGGCTGCGACAATCTGACCGGCATCGCCGTGACGTTGCTGGCCGACCGTGACTTCATACCCGGCCGCGAAGGCTATATCGACAGCAGCCAGGTGCCACTGGCCGGCTTCGAGCAGCTGCCGGCGGCGCATCTGGAGCGGTAA
- the rph gene encoding ribonuclease PH produces MRADNRAADALRNVRLTRHYTKHAEGSVLVEFGDTKVICTASVEESVPPFLKGKGQGWVTAEYGMLPRSTGSRMRREAASGKQSGRTQEIQRLIGRSLRAVIDLEKLGERQIQIDCDVIQADGGTRTASITGAYVALSDAIDKLLADGKLAANPLRDQVAAVSVGIVDGEPLLDLDYVEDSGCETDMNVVMTGVGHFVEVQGTAEGVAFSREEMNRLLDLAEKGIGELLHLQRQARAG; encoded by the coding sequence ATGCGAGCAGACAATCGGGCAGCCGATGCCTTGCGCAACGTACGACTGACCCGTCATTACACCAAGCACGCCGAAGGTTCGGTGCTGGTGGAGTTTGGCGATACCAAGGTGATCTGCACGGCTTCGGTGGAAGAAAGCGTGCCGCCGTTCCTGAAAGGCAAGGGCCAGGGCTGGGTGACCGCCGAGTACGGCATGCTGCCGCGCTCCACCGGCAGCCGCATGCGCCGTGAAGCGGCCAGCGGCAAGCAGTCCGGCCGTACCCAGGAGATCCAGCGCCTGATCGGCCGCAGCCTGCGCGCGGTGATCGACCTGGAGAAACTCGGCGAGCGCCAGATCCAGATCGATTGCGATGTGATCCAGGCCGATGGCGGTACCCGTACCGCCAGTATCACCGGTGCTTACGTGGCACTGAGCGATGCCATCGACAAACTGCTGGCCGACGGCAAGCTTGCGGCCAACCCGCTGCGCGACCAGGTGGCGGCGGTGTCGGTAGGTATCGTGGACGGCGAGCCGTTGCTGGATCTGGACTACGTGGAGGATTCCGGCTGCGAAACCGATATGAACGTGGTGATGACCGGTGTCGGCCACTTCGTGGAAGTGCAGGGTACGGCGGAGGGTGTGGCGTTCAGCCGCGAGGAAATGAACCGCCTGCTGGATCTGGCGGAAAAGGGCATTGGCGAACTGCTGCACTTGCAGCGCCAGGCGCGCGCCGGCTGA
- the rstB gene encoding two-component system sensor histidine kinase RstB, protein MRKLFIQFYLLLIVSFLLAVVLAGLVYKQVAEKTGDRALADLLKTSLSLIELELRDTPEAQWPQMLHTLERDLGFSVSMQRLEDLPIDSATQSALRDGNIVMLEDDDVFLQRMAKSPYALVAGPMSYLVFLHELKWFDYALLALIGLSLAIPVLLWMRPHWNELTQLERGAKALSEGEFSARVQLPARSGLQPLAQGFNQMASNVERLLESKQTLINAVAHELRTPLARLRYRLALLDVELDDATQAGIERDLGNVGALIDELLLHARLSRPDLPLQWQRLEIQGWLQQRQEDLATEYSALRVDIQQTVGAIYGDSVLLTRAMDNLLGNAARYARKKLLVRVYEIDGEQYFSVGDDGPGIPPAERQRVMEPFVRLDPSRDRAEGGHGLGLAIVQQIMLAHHGRVEVGESPLGGALFTLCWPLQQDVTSTNKS, encoded by the coding sequence ATGCGCAAACTGTTCATCCAGTTCTATTTGCTGTTGATCGTCAGCTTCCTGCTGGCCGTGGTGCTGGCCGGCCTGGTGTACAAGCAGGTGGCGGAGAAGACCGGCGACCGTGCGCTGGCCGACCTGCTGAAAACCTCGCTCAGCCTGATCGAGCTTGAACTGCGCGATACGCCGGAAGCACAGTGGCCGCAGATGCTGCACACCCTGGAGCGCGACCTGGGCTTCAGTGTCTCCATGCAGCGTCTGGAGGACCTGCCCATCGACAGTGCCACCCAGAGTGCGCTGCGCGACGGCAATATCGTGATGCTGGAGGACGACGACGTGTTCCTGCAGCGCATGGCCAAATCGCCGTACGCGCTGGTGGCCGGGCCGATGAGCTACCTGGTGTTCCTGCACGAGCTTAAATGGTTCGACTACGCGCTGCTGGCGCTGATCGGCCTGTCGCTGGCGATTCCGGTGCTGCTGTGGATGCGGCCGCACTGGAACGAGCTGACCCAGCTGGAGCGCGGCGCCAAGGCACTGAGCGAAGGCGAGTTCTCGGCACGGGTGCAGCTGCCGGCGCGTTCCGGCCTGCAACCGCTGGCGCAGGGCTTCAACCAGATGGCCAGCAATGTGGAGCGGCTGCTGGAAAGCAAGCAGACGCTGATCAATGCCGTGGCGCACGAGCTGCGCACGCCGCTGGCGCGGCTGCGCTACCGGCTGGCGCTGCTGGATGTCGAACTGGACGACGCCACCCAGGCCGGCATCGAGCGCGACCTGGGCAATGTCGGCGCGCTGATCGACGAGCTGCTGCTGCACGCGCGCCTGTCGCGCCCGGACCTGCCGCTGCAATGGCAGCGGCTGGAGATACAGGGCTGGCTGCAGCAACGCCAGGAGGACCTGGCCACGGAGTATTCCGCCCTGCGGGTGGACATCCAGCAGACGGTTGGCGCCATCTACGGCGACAGCGTGCTGCTGACCCGCGCCATGGACAACCTGCTGGGCAATGCCGCGCGCTATGCGCGGAAAAAGCTGCTGGTGCGCGTGTACGAGATCGACGGCGAGCAGTATTTCAGCGTGGGTGACGATGGCCCTGGCATTCCGCCGGCGGAACGCCAGCGGGTGATGGAACCGTTCGTGCGGCTGGATCCCAGCCGCGATCGCGCCGAGGGCGGCCATGGCCTGGGCCTGGCCATCGTGCAGCAGATCATGCTGGCGCATCACGGACGGGTAGAAGTTGGCGAAAGCCCGCTTGGCGGTGCCTTATTTACTTTATGCTGGCCATTGCAACAAGACGTTACATCTACCAACAAAAGCTAA
- the rstA gene encoding two-component system response regulator RstA encodes MTHKILFVEDDAELAGLMQGFLARHDLEVVIEPRGDTAHAALEREKPDLLLLDIMLPGKDGLTLCREIRPEFAGPIVILTSLDSDINQILGLELGANDYVLKTTPPAVLAARLRAQLRQHDHRAGTPEPDSSQLLVFGQLRIDARSREVQLGGERITLSTTDFDLLWQLASHAGEVQDRDTLLRVMRGLSYDGMDRSIDIAVSRLRKKLGDDPTAPSRIKTVRNKGYLFSPAGW; translated from the coding sequence ATGACCCACAAAATCCTGTTTGTCGAGGATGATGCCGAACTGGCCGGCCTGATGCAGGGCTTCCTCGCCCGCCACGATCTGGAAGTGGTGATCGAGCCGCGCGGCGATACCGCTCACGCGGCGCTGGAGCGCGAAAAGCCGGACCTGCTGCTGCTGGACATCATGCTGCCCGGCAAGGACGGCCTGACGCTATGCCGCGAAATCCGCCCGGAGTTCGCCGGCCCCATCGTGATCCTCACCTCGCTGGATAGCGACATCAACCAGATCCTGGGCCTGGAGCTGGGCGCCAACGATTACGTGCTGAAGACCACGCCGCCCGCGGTGTTGGCCGCACGCCTGCGCGCGCAGCTGCGCCAGCACGATCACCGGGCCGGCACACCGGAGCCGGACAGCTCGCAACTGCTGGTCTTCGGCCAGCTGCGCATCGACGCCCGCAGCCGCGAAGTGCAACTGGGCGGCGAACGCATCACGCTGTCCACCACCGACTTCGACCTGCTGTGGCAGCTTGCCAGCCACGCCGGCGAGGTGCAGGACCGCGACACCCTGCTGCGCGTGATGCGCGGCCTGAGCTACGACGGCATGGACCGCAGCATCGACATTGCCGTGTCGCGGCTGCGCAAGAAGCTGGGCGACGACCCTACCGCGCCGTCGCGCATCAAGACCGTGCGCAACAAGGGCTACCTGTTCTCTCCGGCCGGCTGGTAA
- a CDS encoding ABC transporter substrate-binding protein, with the protein MKLQRSPLQLSLAIATLLSTTAMAGDLVVVSYGGANKNAQTQAYYQPYAKAHGVNVIGAEWNGEAAKLKSMVDTRTVSWDVVEIDSQLAGRGCEEGILEPINPAKIDSRADMMPGALLPCAVGMFVSSTALAYSPSRLKGTPTGWKDFWDIKKYPGKRGLRKGALYTLEIALLADGVAQKDVYKVLATPAGTDRAFRKLDQIKPYIQWWESGSQAPQYLLAGDVVMTSAYNGRITNARKEGKDLKLVWDSGIYEMDYWAIPKGNARKDEALRFISFATRPENQKVFSDAIPYGPTNRKTLKQLAPATVAELPTATRNLEGAMPLDANFWIEHGEDLEQRFNAWASR; encoded by the coding sequence ATGAAGCTACAACGCAGCCCGCTGCAACTGTCGCTGGCCATCGCCACCCTGCTCAGCACCACAGCCATGGCGGGCGACCTGGTGGTGGTGTCCTACGGCGGTGCCAACAAGAATGCCCAGACCCAGGCCTACTACCAGCCCTATGCCAAGGCGCATGGCGTCAACGTTATCGGTGCGGAATGGAATGGCGAGGCGGCCAAGCTCAAATCCATGGTGGATACCCGCACCGTGAGCTGGGACGTGGTGGAAATCGACTCCCAGCTGGCGGGCCGCGGCTGTGAAGAAGGCATTCTGGAACCGATCAACCCGGCAAAAATCGACAGCCGCGCCGACATGATGCCGGGGGCGCTGCTGCCCTGCGCCGTGGGCATGTTCGTCTCCTCCACTGCGCTGGCCTACAGCCCCTCCCGCCTGAAAGGCACGCCCACCGGCTGGAAGGACTTCTGGGATATCAAGAAGTACCCGGGCAAGCGCGGGCTGCGCAAGGGTGCCCTCTACACACTGGAAATCGCCCTGCTGGCCGACGGCGTGGCGCAGAAGGATGTGTACAAGGTGCTGGCCACCCCGGCCGGAACCGACCGTGCATTCCGCAAGCTCGATCAGATCAAGCCCTACATCCAGTGGTGGGAAAGCGGTTCGCAGGCGCCACAGTACCTGCTGGCGGGCGACGTGGTGATGACCTCGGCCTACAACGGCCGCATCACCAATGCCCGCAAGGAAGGCAAGGACCTGAAGCTGGTCTGGGACAGCGGCATCTATGAAATGGACTACTGGGCGATTCCGAAAGGCAATGCCCGCAAGGACGAAGCGCTGCGCTTCATCTCCTTTGCCACCCGCCCGGAGAACCAGAAAGTGTTCTCCGACGCCATTCCCTACGGCCCCACCAACCGCAAGACCCTGAAACAGCTGGCACCGGCCACCGTGGCGGAGCTGCCCACCGCCACCCGCAACCTGGAAGGCGCCATGCCGCTGGATGCCAACTTCTGGATCGAACACGGCGAGGACCTGGAGCAGCGCTTCAACGCCTGGGCTAGCCGCTGA
- a CDS encoding helix-turn-helix domain-containing protein: MHSSLPSQTTTPAADKPQAQIGEKLRLLRKRNGLTLAALAERCGLSIAHISLIERNLAQPSINALVALAQSLDVTVQWFFGPDQQQVADEADFIVRKPQRTSIEYEGGFTDQLLTPRSNRQLEMLHCRIAPGASSEETYTHEGAEAGLLLKGRLELWVGERHFQLDEGDSFSFSSREPHRYRNPGKSEAVVIWVITPATY; the protein is encoded by the coding sequence ATGCATTCCTCCCTCCCCTCCCAAACCACAACCCCGGCCGCCGACAAGCCGCAGGCGCAGATCGGCGAGAAGCTGCGCCTGCTGCGCAAGCGCAACGGCCTGACCCTGGCCGCGCTGGCGGAGCGCTGCGGGCTGTCCATCGCCCACATCAGCCTGATCGAACGCAACCTGGCGCAGCCGTCCATCAATGCGCTGGTTGCGCTGGCGCAGAGCCTGGATGTCACCGTGCAGTGGTTCTTCGGCCCGGATCAGCAGCAGGTAGCCGACGAGGCCGATTTCATTGTGCGCAAGCCACAGCGCACCAGCATCGAGTACGAAGGCGGCTTCACCGACCAGCTGCTGACCCCGCGCAGCAACCGCCAGCTGGAGATGCTCCACTGCCGCATCGCCCCTGGCGCCTCCAGCGAGGAAACCTACACCCATGAAGGCGCCGAGGCCGGGCTGTTGCTGAAAGGCAGGCTGGAGCTGTGGGTGGGCGAGCGCCACTTCCAGCTGGACGAAGGCGACAGCTTCAGCTTCTCCAGCCGCGAGCCGCACCGCTACCGCAACCCGGGCAAGAGCGAAGCCGTGGTGATCTGGGTGATCACGCCGGCGACTTACTAA